One genomic segment of Musa acuminata AAA Group cultivar baxijiao chromosome BXJ3-3, Cavendish_Baxijiao_AAA, whole genome shotgun sequence includes these proteins:
- the LOC103978721 gene encoding ubiquitin-conjugating enzyme E2-17 kDa-like, translating to MASRRIIKELKDLQRDPPTSCSAGPVADDMFHWQATIMGPNDSPYAGGVFLVNIHFPPDYPFKPPKVAFRTKVFHPNINNNGNICLDILKDQWSPALTISKVLLSICSLLTDPNPDDPLVPEIAHLCKNDRMRYESTARSWTLKYAMG from the exons ATGGCGTCGAGGAGGATAATTAAGGAGTTGAAGGACCTGCAGAGAGACCCACCAACTTCGTGCAGTGCAG GACCTGTGGCTGATGACATGTTCCACTGGCAAGCCACCATCATGGGGCCTAACGACAGCCCATATGCTGGCGGCGTCTTCCTTGTCAACATCCACTTCCCACCAGACTATCCCTTCAAACCTCCCAAG GTAGCATTCAGGACCAAGGTCTTCCATCCCAACATCAACAACAACGGCAACATCTGCTTGGACATACTCAAAGATCAATGGAGTCCAGCCTTGACCATATCCAAG GTGCTGCTGTCCATATGCTCCTTGCTCACGGATCCAAACCCCGATGATCCGCTGGTGCCTGAGATCGCTCATCTGTGCAAGAACGATCGTATGAGATATGAGTCCACTGCTCGGAGCTGGACGCTGAAGTATGCCATGGGTTAA
- the LOC135633141 gene encoding cysteine-rich receptor-like protein kinase 2 isoform X2 produces MKKIRSSDTHQMSTVGLIVHPLVFMFLYGFTRGDPRSETVEVMCGRQLEHNTTAFVPNFLAVMDNVGNQIRAGGFGISTVGSGPDGNYGLGQCYGDLSSLDCALCYAEARTVLPKCFPFNSGRIFLDGCFMRSENYSFFTEYTGPGDKVKCGNATRKGRVFEQMAQQALREATDKAPGNGGYAKASALRNGVSNESAYVLVNCWRTLNESSCRACLKNASASVVGCLPWSEGRALNTGCFLRYSDTNFLNADQSSGLGRRSIIAMVAAIGSALMVIGVGLTVGVFMWKQRKLNKKRGANNATRLASALYDSSLNFKYSTLEKATGGFSISNKLGQGGFGTVYKGTLSDGREIAVKRLFFNNKHRVSDFYNEVNIISSVEHKSLVRLLGCSCSGPESLLVYEFLPNKSLDRFLFDRENGKALDWRKRFNIITDTAEGLSYLHENPKVKIIHRDIKASNILLDLKFRAKIADFGLARSFQGDKSHISTAIAGTLGYMAPEYIAHGQLTEKADVYSFGVLMIEIVTGISNNRSKICEYDSESSESLLTQAWKHFQSGTVEQLMDPNITLDGYADGDAVKEEVMKMFHVGLLCTQEIPTFRPSVSCALQMLLDREKQPPAPTKPPFTDDASMELDETKEDIDQPRDPSSIANVSTGSFDPR; encoded by the exons ATGAAGAAGATTCGAAGTTCCGACACTCATCAGATGTCTACGGTTGGTTTGATCGTCCACCCACTGGTTTTCATGTTCCTATATGGATTCACCAGAGGAGATCCAAGATCTGAAACGGTTGAAGTCATGTGTGGGAGACAATTGGAACATAATACCACAGCCTTTGTTCCAAATTTCCTTGCTGTAATGGATAACGTCGGCAACCAGATACGAGCCGGCGGTTTTGGAATATCAACAGTGGGCTCGGGACCTGATGGAAACTATGGATTAGGTCAATGCTATGGTGACCTCTCTTCTCTAGATTGTGCTTTGTGTTATGCTGAGGCGCGAACTGTTCTCCCCAAGTGCTTCCCCTTTAATAGTGGACGTATATTCCTTGATGGTTGCTTCATGCGGTCAGAGAATTACAGCTTCTTCACGGAGTACACAGGTCCTGGAGACAAGGTAAAATGTGGGAATGCGACCCGTAAAGGCAGAGTCTTTGAGCAGATGGCTCAGCAGGCTTTACGAGAGGCCACCGATAAGGCACCCGGAAATGGTGGCTATGCAAAGGCTTCTGCTCTGAGAAATGGGGTCTCGAATGAGTCGGCTTACGTTTTGGTCAATTGTTGGCGGACGTTGAATGAGAGCTCGTGCAGGGCTTGTCTCAAAAATGCATCAGCTTCAGTGGTTGGATGCTTACCTTGGTCAGAAGGCCGTGCACTCAATACAGGATGCTTCTTGAGGTATTCGGATACAAACTTCTTAAACGCTGACCAAAGCAGCGGGCTCGGAAGAA GAAGCATCATTGCTATGGTTGCTGCTATCGGCAGTGCTCTGATGGTTATTGGTGTTGGGCTTACGGTAGGAGTGTTTATGTGGAAGCAAAGGAAACTGAATAAGAAAAGAG GTGCAAATAATGCTACGAGATTGGCATCAGCCCTTTATGATAGTAGTTTGAATTTCAAGTATTCCACACTCGAGAAAGCTACTGGAGGTTTTTCCATTTCCAACAAGCTTGGGCAGGGAGGGTTTGGAACAGTTTACAAG GGAACTCTATCTGATGGAAGAGAAATTGCTGTGAAGAGGCTATTCTTTAACAATAAACACCGGGTTTCAGATTTTTACAATGAAGTTAACATAATCAGCAGTGTGGAGCACAAGAGCCTTGTCAGATTGTTGGGTTGCAGCTGTTCGGGACCTGAAAGCCTACTTGTTTACGAGTTCCTTCCAAACAAGAGCCTTGATCGTTTCTTATTTG ATCGGGAAAACGGTAAAGCATTAGATTGGCGTAAAAGATTTAACATCATTACCGACACTGCTGAAGGTCTGTCGTACCTGCACGAGAACCCCAAGGTCAAAATCATTCACAGGGATATCAAAGCAAGCAACATTCTGTTAGATTTAAAGTTTCGAGCTAAAATTGCCGATTTTGGACTAGCAAGATCATTCCAAGGTGACAAAAGTCATATAAGCACGGCGATAGCAGGAACCCT AGGCTACATGGCTCCAGAATACATAGCCCATGGACAATTAACAGAGAAGGCCGATGTCTACAGTTTCGGGGTGCTTATGATAGAGATTGTGACTGGAATATCTAACAATAGGAGCAAAATTTGTGAATATGATTCTGAGTCCTCGGAGAGTTTGCTAACTCAA GCATGGAAGCATTTTCAATCAGGAACAGTGGAACAGTTGATGGATCCAAATATAACTCTGGACGGATACGCAGATGGCGATGCTGTGAAAGAGGAAGTGATGAAGATGTTTCATGTTGGACTTCTATGCACCCAGGAGATCCCGACATTTAGGCCGTCGGTCTCTTGTGCATTGCAGATGCTGTTGGATCGGGAGAAGCAGCCACCTGCACCCACCAAACCACCTTTTACTGATGATGCTTCCATGGAGCTAGATGAAACCAAGGAAGACATAGATCAGCCTCGAGATCCTTCCTCCATTGCCAATGTCTCAACCGGCTCCTTCGATCCACGATGA
- the LOC135633141 gene encoding cysteine-rich receptor-like protein kinase 2 isoform X1: MDVYGFANSTDRSGTCCVMKKIRSSDTHQMSTVGLIVHPLVFMFLYGFTRGDPRSETVEVMCGRQLEHNTTAFVPNFLAVMDNVGNQIRAGGFGISTVGSGPDGNYGLGQCYGDLSSLDCALCYAEARTVLPKCFPFNSGRIFLDGCFMRSENYSFFTEYTGPGDKVKCGNATRKGRVFEQMAQQALREATDKAPGNGGYAKASALRNGVSNESAYVLVNCWRTLNESSCRACLKNASASVVGCLPWSEGRALNTGCFLRYSDTNFLNADQSSGLGRRSIIAMVAAIGSALMVIGVGLTVGVFMWKQRKLNKKRGANNATRLASALYDSSLNFKYSTLEKATGGFSISNKLGQGGFGTVYKGTLSDGREIAVKRLFFNNKHRVSDFYNEVNIISSVEHKSLVRLLGCSCSGPESLLVYEFLPNKSLDRFLFDRENGKALDWRKRFNIITDTAEGLSYLHENPKVKIIHRDIKASNILLDLKFRAKIADFGLARSFQGDKSHISTAIAGTLGYMAPEYIAHGQLTEKADVYSFGVLMIEIVTGISNNRSKICEYDSESSESLLTQAWKHFQSGTVEQLMDPNITLDGYADGDAVKEEVMKMFHVGLLCTQEIPTFRPSVSCALQMLLDREKQPPAPTKPPFTDDASMELDETKEDIDQPRDPSSIANVSTGSFDPR, encoded by the exons ATGGATGTTTACGGTTTTGCTAATTCGACAGATAGATCTGGTACTTGTTGTGTTATGAAGAAGATTCGAAGTTCCGACACTCATCAGATGTCTACGGTTGGTTTGATCGTCCACCCACTGGTTTTCATGTTCCTATATGGATTCACCAGAGGAGATCCAAGATCTGAAACGGTTGAAGTCATGTGTGGGAGACAATTGGAACATAATACCACAGCCTTTGTTCCAAATTTCCTTGCTGTAATGGATAACGTCGGCAACCAGATACGAGCCGGCGGTTTTGGAATATCAACAGTGGGCTCGGGACCTGATGGAAACTATGGATTAGGTCAATGCTATGGTGACCTCTCTTCTCTAGATTGTGCTTTGTGTTATGCTGAGGCGCGAACTGTTCTCCCCAAGTGCTTCCCCTTTAATAGTGGACGTATATTCCTTGATGGTTGCTTCATGCGGTCAGAGAATTACAGCTTCTTCACGGAGTACACAGGTCCTGGAGACAAGGTAAAATGTGGGAATGCGACCCGTAAAGGCAGAGTCTTTGAGCAGATGGCTCAGCAGGCTTTACGAGAGGCCACCGATAAGGCACCCGGAAATGGTGGCTATGCAAAGGCTTCTGCTCTGAGAAATGGGGTCTCGAATGAGTCGGCTTACGTTTTGGTCAATTGTTGGCGGACGTTGAATGAGAGCTCGTGCAGGGCTTGTCTCAAAAATGCATCAGCTTCAGTGGTTGGATGCTTACCTTGGTCAGAAGGCCGTGCACTCAATACAGGATGCTTCTTGAGGTATTCGGATACAAACTTCTTAAACGCTGACCAAAGCAGCGGGCTCGGAAGAA GAAGCATCATTGCTATGGTTGCTGCTATCGGCAGTGCTCTGATGGTTATTGGTGTTGGGCTTACGGTAGGAGTGTTTATGTGGAAGCAAAGGAAACTGAATAAGAAAAGAG GTGCAAATAATGCTACGAGATTGGCATCAGCCCTTTATGATAGTAGTTTGAATTTCAAGTATTCCACACTCGAGAAAGCTACTGGAGGTTTTTCCATTTCCAACAAGCTTGGGCAGGGAGGGTTTGGAACAGTTTACAAG GGAACTCTATCTGATGGAAGAGAAATTGCTGTGAAGAGGCTATTCTTTAACAATAAACACCGGGTTTCAGATTTTTACAATGAAGTTAACATAATCAGCAGTGTGGAGCACAAGAGCCTTGTCAGATTGTTGGGTTGCAGCTGTTCGGGACCTGAAAGCCTACTTGTTTACGAGTTCCTTCCAAACAAGAGCCTTGATCGTTTCTTATTTG ATCGGGAAAACGGTAAAGCATTAGATTGGCGTAAAAGATTTAACATCATTACCGACACTGCTGAAGGTCTGTCGTACCTGCACGAGAACCCCAAGGTCAAAATCATTCACAGGGATATCAAAGCAAGCAACATTCTGTTAGATTTAAAGTTTCGAGCTAAAATTGCCGATTTTGGACTAGCAAGATCATTCCAAGGTGACAAAAGTCATATAAGCACGGCGATAGCAGGAACCCT AGGCTACATGGCTCCAGAATACATAGCCCATGGACAATTAACAGAGAAGGCCGATGTCTACAGTTTCGGGGTGCTTATGATAGAGATTGTGACTGGAATATCTAACAATAGGAGCAAAATTTGTGAATATGATTCTGAGTCCTCGGAGAGTTTGCTAACTCAA GCATGGAAGCATTTTCAATCAGGAACAGTGGAACAGTTGATGGATCCAAATATAACTCTGGACGGATACGCAGATGGCGATGCTGTGAAAGAGGAAGTGATGAAGATGTTTCATGTTGGACTTCTATGCACCCAGGAGATCCCGACATTTAGGCCGTCGGTCTCTTGTGCATTGCAGATGCTGTTGGATCGGGAGAAGCAGCCACCTGCACCCACCAAACCACCTTTTACTGATGATGCTTCCATGGAGCTAGATGAAACCAAGGAAGACATAGATCAGCCTCGAGATCCTTCCTCCATTGCCAATGTCTCAACCGGCTCCTTCGATCCACGATGA
- the LOC103978722 gene encoding CBS domain-containing protein CBSX3, mitochondrial, translating into MQRALQSLRLHGNVIKNAMLQHIRVMNPATLPTVFSRFESVSSARLEEHGFESTTIRDIMKAKGKSADGSWLWCTTDDTVYDAVKSMTQHNVGALVVVKSGEDKAIAGIVTERDYLRKIIIQGRSSKSTKVGDIMTEENKLITVTPDTKVLRAMQLMTDNRIRHIPVIDNNGMIGMVSIGDVVRAVVSEHREELNRLNAYIQGGY; encoded by the exons ATGCAGAGAGCACTCCAATCATTACGATTGCATGGAAATGTTATTAAAAATGCTATGCTCCAACATATTCGTGTCATGAACCCAGCCACGCTACCTACTGTGTTTTCACGTTTTGAGTCAGTTTCTTCTGCTCGATTGGAAGAGCATGGATTTGAAAGCACCACCATCCGAGATATTATGAAAGCTAAAGGCAAGAGTGCTGATGGTTCCTGGCTGTGGTGCACAACTGATGACACTGTTTATGATGCTGTGAAGTCG ATGACACAACACAATGTCGGAGCTTTAGTGGTGGTGAAATCTGGAGAAGACAAGGCAATTGCTGGGATTGTCACTGAGAGAG ATTATCTCCGGAAGATCATTATCCAGGGCAGATCGTCCAAATCAACTAAAGTTGGAGACATCATGACTGAGGAG AACAAATTGATCACTGTGACACCAGATACCAAAGTTCTGCGGGCAATGCAACTTATGACAG ATAACCGCATCAGGCACATCCCTGTGATTGACAACAACGGTATGATCGGCATGGTCTCCATCGGTGATGTTGTTCGAGCCGTGGTGAGCGAGCATCGCGAGGAGCTGAACCGTCTCAATGCATATATCCAAGGGGGTTATTAG